The following coding sequences lie in one Pseudorca crassidens isolate mPseCra1 chromosome 2, mPseCra1.hap1, whole genome shotgun sequence genomic window:
- the TSPAN2 gene encoding tetraspanin-2 isoform X2, whose protein sequence is MKDFSSEDSSPEYFYMGLYVLAGAGALMMAVGFLGCCGATRESQCVLGSFFTCLLVIFAAEITTGVFAFIGKDVAIRHVQTMYEEAYNDYLRDREKGNGTLITFHSTFQCCGKESSEQVQPTCPKELLGHKNCIDEIERIISVKLQLIGIVGIGIAALTIFGMIFSMVLCCAIRNSRDVI, encoded by the exons ATGAAGGATTTCTCGTCGGAGGACAGTTCCCCAGAGTACTTCTACATGG GGCTCTACGTGCTGGCTGGAGCGGGGGCCCTGATGATGGCCGTGGGCTTCCTCGGCTGCTGTGGAGCCACGCGGGAGTCCCAGTGCGTTCTCGGATCT TTTTTTACCTGCCTATTGGTGATATTTGCTGCTGAAATAACCACTGGAGTATTTGCTTTTATAGGCAAGGATGTA GCTATACGACATGTTCAGACCATGTATGAAGAAGCTTATAACGATTACCTTAGAGACAGGGAAAAGGGAAATGGGACTCTCATCACCTTCCACTCAACA TTTCAGTGCTGTGGAAAAGAAAGCTCTGAACAGGTCCAGCCGACCTGCCCAAAGGAGCTCCTAGGACACAAG AATTGCATTGATGAAATTGAGCGCATAATCAGTGTTAAGCTCCAGCTCATCGGAATTGTCGGTATTGGAATCGCAGCCCTCACG ATCTTTGGCATGATATTCAGCATGGTCCTTTGCTGTGCGATACGAAATTCACGAGATGTCATATGA
- the TSPAN2 gene encoding tetraspanin-2 isoform X1: MGRFGGALRCIKYLLLGFNLLFWLAGSAVIAFGLWFRFGGTMKDFSSEDSSPEYFYMGLYVLAGAGALMMAVGFLGCCGATRESQCVLGSFFTCLLVIFAAEITTGVFAFIGKDVAIRHVQTMYEEAYNDYLRDREKGNGTLITFHSTFQCCGKESSEQVQPTCPKELLGHKNCIDEIERIISVKLQLIGIVGIGIAALTIFGMIFSMVLCCAIRNSRDVI; this comes from the exons ATGGGGCGCTTCGGCGGGGCCCTGCGGTGCATCAAGTACCTGCTGCTCGGCTTCAACCTGCTCTTCTGG CTGGCAGGGTCGGCAGTCATTGCTTTTGGACTGTGGTTTCGGTTTGGAGGCACCATGAAGGATTTCTCGTCGGAGGACAGTTCCCCAGAGTACTTCTACATGG GGCTCTACGTGCTGGCTGGAGCGGGGGCCCTGATGATGGCCGTGGGCTTCCTCGGCTGCTGTGGAGCCACGCGGGAGTCCCAGTGCGTTCTCGGATCT TTTTTTACCTGCCTATTGGTGATATTTGCTGCTGAAATAACCACTGGAGTATTTGCTTTTATAGGCAAGGATGTA GCTATACGACATGTTCAGACCATGTATGAAGAAGCTTATAACGATTACCTTAGAGACAGGGAAAAGGGAAATGGGACTCTCATCACCTTCCACTCAACA TTTCAGTGCTGTGGAAAAGAAAGCTCTGAACAGGTCCAGCCGACCTGCCCAAAGGAGCTCCTAGGACACAAG AATTGCATTGATGAAATTGAGCGCATAATCAGTGTTAAGCTCCAGCTCATCGGAATTGTCGGTATTGGAATCGCAGCCCTCACG ATCTTTGGCATGATATTCAGCATGGTCCTTTGCTGTGCGATACGAAATTCACGAGATGTCATATGA